GGGTGCGGACCTCGTCGAACAGCGGCTGGTCCTCGTCGACCTCTGCGGGTATTCCTAGCCGGTGGCGTCCGGACGAGGCGAGCAGTTCGTAGCCGCCCGGCGAGCGTGGGACCCACAGCGACGTCCGATCGGTCACCAGCCGGACCTCGGCCTCCTCCAGCACCCGTTCAGCGAACGTCCGGCGGTCTGTCAGTTGCGGGTTGCGTCTCAGGAAGTTCACGAGGTCGCGTGCCGACTGGAGGGCTCCGGCGATCCGGCTCGGGACCGCCGACGGGTCGGGTGTGCCCCGCAGCCGGCGGTGCACGCGGAGTTCGTCCTGGATCTCAGCTGGCGTGGAGATCACATCCTCCGACGTCTGTCCGACCGGGTGGCGGATGTCGTCTTGCGGGTCGGACGGCTCCTCGGACCCAGGCGCCGCACTGTCGGTCCTGACGTGGGGTTCCGCCTCGTCGGCTCGGTCGGATGATGCTGGCGCGGACGTGTCGGTCCGTCGGCCGAACAGTCGGCCGAGCAAACGGCTGTCGGCTGCGTCGTTCCGGCCGGTGGTGGTCTCCCGTTCCCTGGCGGCCTGGGTGACCTCGCGCAGTCGCTTGTCGAGGTCAGCCACGCTGAAGGGGCGCAGCAAGAGCCAGACGCCGTCGGGCAGGTCTGCTCCGGTCGGTTCCTCGGCCCCGAGCACCACCGTTGGACAGTCCAGACCGCGGCTGCGGAGTTGCCGGGCGGCGTCGAGGCCTTGCCGTGCCGATCCGATGTCGATCAGGGCCGCGTCGAAGCTGCCTTCGCCCCCCGGCACCTCGTCCGGGGAGGCGACGGCGACGACCTCACGGCCCCCGTGGGTCAGTGCGAAACGGTCGACCACCGCGGATGTCTCATCCCGGACGACGAGCAGACGCATGCTCTTCCTCCCGGAGGCCACTCAGCGGCCTCTTCACCGTAGGTCAACGACCAGGACCGCCCGCAGGATGCGCGTGAACCCGGACCGCTCGCCGGAGATCGGGGACCCAGGCCCCTTCTCGGTGGAAACCGTCCGACGTAACCTCTCCCGGGATCCAGGGAGGACGGAAGCGGGTGGAGCAGGCTCTGTGATGTCCACCTCGGACGCAACGGGCGCAGGTCCCGAGGAGCTTCGACACGAACGGTCCGGGTCGGACGCTGCGACCCTGTTCGCGACGATGTGGGCCGTGGCCGTGCTGTTCCACGTGCTCAGCGGCCCGATGCGCTTCCAGGCCTTCCCGCCGACGGCGCTGGGTCTGGTGCTCCTGGGAGCGGGGGTCACGGCGGTGGCGGTGCTGGTCCGACCGCACGACCTCCGGTGGCTCGTCGCGCTGGCCGGCTTCCAGATCGTCAGCGTCTGGTTGGAGGCGCCGCTGCTCGGCAACCACTGGTTGATCGCAGGGTTCGTCGATCTCGCGCTGCTGGTGGCAGCGGCCATGGTGTGGTGGCGGCAGCGGACGTTCGACGCCGACCGGGTGTTCGCGGTGTTCGCCCCGGCGGCACGCTGGGTGCTGCTGATCTCCTACGGCTTCGCGGCCTTCGCCAAGCTCAATCACGCGTTCCTCGACCCGACCGTGAGCTGCGCGACCTTCTTCGCGCGGGAGTCGCTGGCGGCCTTCGGGCTGGATCACCTCGTGACGGGTGGCGCGTCCCAGACGGTGATCGGCGCGACGCTCGCGGTGGAGCTGGCGATCCCGGTCCTGCTGCTCGTGCGTCGCACACGCATCGCGGGCGTGGTGCTGGCCGTCGGCTTCCACACGGTGCTGGCCCTGGACCTCGCCCACCCCTTCTTCGACTTCTCCACCGTGCTGTTCGCGCTGTTCGTGCTGTTCCTGCCTCCCCCCTTTGCCGGTTGGCTGCGGTCGAAGCTCGCCGCTCGTGGTCGGGTGGGCCGCCTGCTCCAGGCGGGCGGGCACGTGATACTCGTGGTGGTCGCGGGGCTGCTGCTCGCGGCGCTGGGGCCGCCGACCCCCACCCTGGCCGTGGTGGTGCTGGCGGGCGCGTTCCTGCTCGCGCGGCTGATCACCGCGTTTCTCTTCGGCGTGACCGCGACCGACCCGCTGGTGTTTGCCGGCGTGCCGATCCTCCTGGCTGCGGTGGCTCTCGTCGCGGTCTGGCTGCCGGCGCGGCG
This region of Actinomycetota bacterium genomic DNA includes:
- a CDS encoding HTTM domain-containing protein, which gives rise to MSTSDATGAGPEELRHERSGSDAATLFATMWAVAVLFHVLSGPMRFQAFPPTALGLVLLGAGVTAVAVLVRPHDLRWLVALAGFQIVSVWLEAPLLGNHWLIAGFVDLALLVAAAMVWWRQRTFDADRVFAVFAPAARWVLLISYGFAAFAKLNHAFLDPTVSCATFFARESLAAFGLDHLVTGGASQTVIGATLAVELAIPVLLLVRRTRIAGVVLAVGFHTVLALDLAHPFFDFSTVLFALFVLFLPPPFAGWLRSKLAARGRVGRLLQAGGHVILVVVAGLLLAALGPPTPTLAVVVLAGAFLLARLITAFLFGVTATDPLVFAGVPILLAAVALVAVWLPARR